A genome region from Penaeus vannamei isolate JL-2024 chromosome 20, ASM4276789v1, whole genome shotgun sequence includes the following:
- the LOC138865187 gene encoding uncharacterized protein, whose translation MKTSSEPARSRPGSSCGDSREDERHPRPHSFNMCSNWIATSEEPHHKSGNLDPQVSRESEVNVTEGPVHFAVNAAIVPETPLTKWSTPVNPVLNGANIVQGKLPITPLTTIPEPNENLLTRSKLHPSAAPFVNINRVLCCHTSGYDFTSHPSPSRPLNMDEVAQMVCAMNQSVLTQQEQARISLLPPVKLERFDGDFSKFTQFCRIFEWNVESNTNDPRRRLTQLYNQLDGPPKDLIEGCLHLPPDHGYDEASRMLREEYENSSELLESFISKLFAWKDIEVGDAEGLKKYGSYLFNVEMALGDNICRMELRETISKIVGKLPRYLRTKWASRCVDPGTKSPSSFSALVKFVKDQARVAEEIRYIEAGRGKPSHTTNKPIIIRKPVNSLNVHALDMNAMDMTPSTSDKCHCCNGQGHELFACYKFSRKDIDERWDIVTHNKLCFRCLKPGHGHRFCNDKSQCDRCGAYYHHTLLHWSIAKSFAPSRKYKRSPTWSVEVFSNKNIPDCYEKLGTPSSSTGGGIEAKGSVTPSGNSPLTDALPCANILDCEPDGRIMMKILPVRVNNSVSTYAFIDGGAAPTLAARSLIQRLGIQGLPVRQAMKTENEIFMCNERVPLMLSSIGGGNNITVNEVYITDKLSITTGSMMPMNWTKKWLHLNDVDLQRLPGDNQEVELIIGLNSILNRHILDQRHGTDDEPSAYLTRFGWVVFGPTGPRNPLPAPVYHISPTQDLGECLREHFNADFWEKEVHSQCEDSLEDKLFSDKISQSIYQELGKYVVKLPFRDSSPLPNNREMAVRRMKSLKRKLESDKTFKETYITQMEKNISKQYAEIVPSSGLERNDGRIWYMPHHAVRHPTKLKVRVVYDLEAKFNGTSLNDHLLQGPDLTNPLIGVLMRFRHGHYAVTADIEEMFYQVKVPLEDRDVFRFLWWPDGDINKPVSDYRMNVHVFGARSSPSCVNYALRKTAEDHGEVFDEQAVTAIIQSFYVDNLLLAHDDKERLIKIIKDLIALCNAGGWRLNQWTANNKDVLKKIPESERDASVASLDLSKDDLPVERTLGVHWSMAEDCFTFKICLGDKPLTRRGVLSIVASIYDPLGMVAPLTLPAKMILQDMCQMQLGWDENMGDKEAARWRKWLEQLPKLSRFKLPRSLVPISFGSIISYQLHHFADASQSGYGTASYLKMVNASERVYCTLVMARARVAPLKLTTIPRLELTAATVAARMDSSAWRYVDTKSNPADLASRGLDVDTFLTSEMWIREPRFLHEPESSCPQVPEDVKHGSLEDDVEVKVSVMVCETVTTVMSFIEEFASRFLNWQKFVRCHAWVRRFSKRKYVPKLPDVNCLSSKEIADAETHIWKLVQQENYSSEIISLSRKPDGRVQASSKIVRLRPFLQDDLLRVGGRLRHSGRHFNATHPIILPNKSSLAKLMVRWHHEKLAHCGQNYLLSELRQKFWVVHANAVARSVVRSCMKCRAICARPLTQEMADLPEDRIIPGQPPFTHTGTDCFGPFLVRKGRSNLKRYGIVFTCLTSCAVHIEVMDSVETDSFINALRRFTARRGPVKSIRSDNSTNLVGAEKVLRQEFQLLDQTAICDTMSTSGISWCFNPPHASHFGGVWERQIRSIRRVLSGICYQQTLTDDSLHTLFCEVEAIINGRPLTRVTDDPDCLQPLTPSMLLNLKGSPGAVMNTDNKNLSARRRWKQVQYLADLFWKRWSKEYLPLLQERQKWNIQRRDVKKGDIVLALDERLPRGTWPLARVIEVMCDTDGHVRSAKLKTVSGEYIRPISKMCLLLENEINTEN comes from the exons ATGAAAACCTCATCAGAACCAGCCAGGTCAAGACCTGGCTCCTCTTGTGGAGacagcagagaggatgagagacaccctcgccctcactcctttAACATGTGTAGCAACTGGATTGCAACAAGCGAAGAACCCCATCATAAAAGTGGAAATCTGGACCCACAAGTGAGTCGTGAAAGTGAAGTCAACGTGACTGAAGGGCCAGTCCACTTTGCTGTCAATGCCGCCATAGTCCCTGAAACTCCTCTAACCAAATGGTCAACTCCAGTCAATCCTGTACTAAATGGAGCTAATATTGTCCAGGGTAAGCTCCCCATTACACCACTTACTACCATTCCAGAACCTAATGAGAACCTATTGACAAGGAGTAAGCTACATCCTTCAGCTGCTCCTTTTGTGAACATCAACAGAGTACTTTGCTGCCATACCTCAGGCTATGATTTCACCAGCCATCCCTCACCTTCAAGGCCATTGAATATGGATGAAGTGGCTCAAATGGTTTGTGCTATGAACCAGTCAGTTTTAACCCAACAAGAACAGGCTCGCATATCATTACTCCCTCCAGTTAAATTAGAACGTTTTGATGGAGATTTTTCGAAATTCACTCAGTTCTGTAGGATATTTGAATGGAATGTTGAGAGCAACACTAATGATCCAAGGCGAAGGCTCACACAGCTCTACAACCAGTTGGATGGCCCACCAAAGGACCTTATTGAAGGTTGCCTTCACCTACCACCTGACCATGGATATGACGAAGCGTCGAGGATGctgagagaagaatatgaaaactcCAGTGAACTCCTCGAGTCCTTCATCTCAAAATTATTTGCATGGAAAGACATTGAAGTTGGAGATGCAGAAGGTCTAAAGAAATACGGCTCCTACCTATTTAATGTAGAGATGGCCTTAGGTGATAATATCTGCCGGATGGAGTTGCGCGAGACAATATCTAAAATTGTTGGTAAGCTACCGAGATACTTGAGAACCAAGTGGGCCTCGAGATGTGTAGATCCTGGCACTAAATCTCCAAGTTCATTCTCTGCACTTGTTAAATTTGTTAAAGATCAAGCCAGGGTAGCAGAGGAAATACGTTATATTGAAGCAGGAAGAGGTAAGCCAAGTCACACGACCAATAAACCCATCATCATTCGGAAGCCTGTAAATAGTCTAAATGTCCATGCTCTGGATATGAATGCAATGGATATGACCCCAAGTACCAGCGATAAATGCCACTGTTGTAATGGCCAAGGACATGAGCTTTTTGCATGTTATAAGTTCAGCAGGAAAGATATTGACGAACGATGGGATATTGTCACACACAACAAGCTATGTTTTCGCTGCTTAAAACCCGGCCATGGCCATCGTTTCTGTAATGACAAGAGCCAGTGCGATCGATGTGGTGCCTACTATCACCACACACTGTTACACTGGTCAATAGCAAAGAGTTTTGCACCATCCCGTAAGTACAAGAGATCTCCAACTTGGAGTGTTGAGGTGTTCAGCAATAAGAACATACCTGATTGTTATGAGAAATTGGGTACACCTAGTTCCTCAACTGGGGGTGGCATAGAAGCCAAGGGAAGTGTGACCCCAAGTGGTAATTCTCCATTAACAGATGCTCTACCCTGTGCTAATATTCTTGATTGTGAGCCTGATGggaggattatgatgaagatcCTGCCTGTCCGAGTGAATAACAGCGTCTCCACTTATGCCTTCATAGATGGTGGTGCTGCACCAACTCTGGCTGCTCGAAGCTTAATACAACGTTTGGGAATCCAAGGCCTACCAGTGAGGCAagcaatgaaaactgaaaatgaaatattCATGTGCAACGAGCGTGTACCACTTATGTTGAGCAGCATAGGCGGTGGAAATAACATTACCGTAAATGAAGTGTACATTACAGACAAACTCAGCATAACTACTGGCAGCATGATGCCCATGAACTGGACTAAAAAATGGCTTCATCTGAATGATGTGGATCTACAAAGATTGCCTGGCGACAATCAAGAGGTGGAACTTATAATTGGACTCAATAGCATTTTGAACCGTCACATACTCGACCAGAGACATGGGACTGATGACGAACCCTCAGCCTATCTTACCAGATTTGGCTGGGTTGTCTTTGGACCAACTGGCCCCAGGAATCCTTTGCCTGCCCCGGTATATCATATTTCCCCAACACAAGATCTTGGCGAGTGCTTACGAGAGCACTTCAATGCTGACTTTTGGGAAAAGGAAGTTCATTCCCAATGTGAAGATTCGCTGGAAGATAAGTTATTCTCTGATAAGATCTCACAGTCCATCTATCAAGAATTGGGTAAATATGTAGTCAAACTTCCCTTCAGGGACAGTAGTCCACTTCCAAACAATCGTGAAATGGCTGTACGTAGAATGAAAAGCCTCAAAAGGAAGCTGGAATCTGACAAGACTTTCAAGGAGACATACATCActcaaatggaaaagaatataagTAAACAGTATGCTGAAATAGTACCTTCATCAGGATTAGAACGAAATGATGGTAGAATATGGTACATGCCACATCATGCTGTGCGTCATCCCACTAAGCTGAAGGTACGTGTCGTCTATGACCTTGAAGCTAAATTCAATGGCACTTCCCTAAATGACCATCTTCTTCAAGGGCCAGACCTCACAAATCCTCTAATAGGGGTACTCATGCGGTTCAGGCATGGTCACTATGCAGTCACAGCGGACATCGAGGAGATGTTTTATCAGGTCAAGGTTCCCCTAGAGGATCGTGATGTGTTCCGTTTTTTATGGTGGCcagatggtgatatcaataagcCTGTAAGTGATTACCGAATGAATGTTCATGTTTTTGGTGCTAGATCCTCTCCTAGCTGTGTAAATTATGCCTTAAGGAAGACTGCTGAGGACCACGGTGAGGTTTTTGATGAACAAGCTGTCACTGCCATAATACAAAGTTTTTATGTTGATAATCTCCTGCTGGCCCATGAtgacaaagagagactgataaaaatcatcaaagaTCTCATTGCTCTCTGTAATGCAGGTGGTTGGCGTTTGAACCAATGGACAGCCAATAACAAGGACGTGCTCAAGAAGATTCCTGAATCGGAGAGGGATGCGTCGGTTGCTTCTCTAGACCTCAGTAAGGATGATCTCCCAGTTGAAAGGACCTTGGGTGTACACTGGTCGATGGCCGAAGATTGCTTCACATTCAAAATCTGCCTTGGCGACAAGCCACTAACACGCCGAGGAGTTTTATCTATCGTAGCATCTATATATGACCCACTTGGCATGGTGGCGCCCTTGACACTGCCAGCAAAAATGATTCTTCAAGACATGTGTCAGATGCAGTTAGGCTGGGATGAAAATATGGGTGATAAGGAAGCTGCTCGTTGGAGAAAATGGTTGGAACAGTTACCAAAATTGTCAAGATTTAAGCTGCCACGAAGCCTAGTGCCCATATCCTTTGGTTCCATCATTTCTTATCAGCTCCATCATTTTGCAGATGCAAGTCAGTCTGGTTATGGCACAGCCTCCTACTTGAAGATGGTAAATGCCTCGGAAAGGGTATACTGCACTTTGGTTATGGCACGAGCAAGAGTTGCACCTCTGAAGCTGACAACTATTCCAAGACTAGAACTGACGGCTGCCACCGTTGCAGCTCGAATGGACT CAAGTGCTTGGAGATATGTAGACACAAAGAGTAATCCTGCTGACCTTGCATCTAGAGGTCTTGATGTTGATACTTTTTTAACGTCTGAAATGTGGATTAGAGAACCAAGATTTCTTCATGAACCTGAATCCAGCTGTCCGCAAGTTCCAGAAGATGTTAAACATGGATCACTGGAAGATGATGTAGAAGTAAAGGTGTCTGTCATGGTATGTGAGACAGTGACAACAGTAATGTCATTCATTGAGGAGTTTGCCTCTCGTTTCTTGAACTGGCAGAAGTTTGTGCGTTGTCATGCATGGGTCAGACGATTCTCGAAGCGAAAGTATGTACCCAAGTTGCCTGATGTTAATTGCCTTAGTAGCAAAGAAATAGcagatgcagaaacacacatatggaaATTAGTTCAACAAGAGAACTACTCATCTGAAATTATCTCTCTGTCACGAAAGCCAGATGGGAGAGTACAAGCCTCAAGCAAGATAGTGAGATTAAGACCTTTTCTACAAGATGACTTGCTTAGAGTAGGTGGGCGCCTAAGACACTCTGGGCGTCACTTCAATGCCACTCATCCAATTATCCTACCCAATAAGTCATCTTTGGCGAAGCTGATGGTGAGGTGGCATCATGAGAAGTTAGCTCACTGTGGTCAGAACTATCTTCTCTCTGAGTTAAGACAAAAATTTTGGGTTGTACATGCAAATGCTGTTGCACGTTCTGTGGTAAGGAGTTGCATGAAGTGCAGGGCCATCTGTGCACGACCATTGACTCAAGAAATGGCCGACCTTCCTGAAGATCGTATTATACCAGGCCAGccaccatttacacacacaggcaccgacTGTTTTGGACCCTTTCTCGTCAGGAAAGGCAGGTCAAACCTTAAGAGATATGGCATAGTCTTTACATGCCTAACATCATGTGCAGTCCATATTGAGGTCATGGACTCAGTGGAAACGGACTCATTTATCAACGCTCTTCGACGATTTACAGCAAGACGAGGTCCAGTGAAGTCCATCAGATCCGACAATAGCACAAACCTGGTGGGTGCAGAGAAAGTTCTTCGCCAGGAGTTCCAGCTTCTTGATCAAACTGCCATCTGTGACACCATGTCAACTAGTGGCATCTCATGGTGCTTCAATCCACCACATGCTTCACATTTCGGTGGAGTCTGGGAACGTCAGATTCGCTCTATCAGGCGTGTTTTGAGTGGTATTTGCTATCAACAGACACTAACTGATGATAGTCTTCACACTCTGTTCTGCGAAGTTGAAGCCATCATTAACGGCAGACCCTTGACCAGAGTTACGGACGACCCTGATTGCCTGCAACCACTGACTCCGAGCATGCTGCTGAACTTGAAGGGTTCACCTGGTGCAGTCATGAATACCGATAACAAGAATCTGTCTGCTCGTCGGCGTTGGAAGCAGGTGCAGTACTTGGCTGACCTCTTTTGGAAGAGGTGGTCTAAAGAGTATCTACCTCTCCTCCAAGAGCGCCAAAAGTGGAACATTCAACGGCGTGATGTCAAGAAAGGAGACATAGTTTTAGCCTTGGATGAGAGGCTGCCCAGAGGTACATGGCCTCTTGCTCGAGTGATAGAGGTAATGTGTGATACTGATGGACATGTGCGCAGTGCTAAACTGAAAACTGTCAGTGGAGAATATATCCGGCCTATTAGCAAGATGTGCCTTCTCTTAGAAAATGAGATTAATACTGAAAACTAG